One window of the Octopus sinensis linkage group LG9, ASM634580v1, whole genome shotgun sequence genome contains the following:
- the LOC115215669 gene encoding UPF0600 protein C5orf51 homolog isoform X2 has protein sequence MIQTDSIMAAPCCHPNEKSLTVVNLLQTLASDCNKMLRTNNNEKSETLSKCSLMCNEGLSGNISLKHQLQLYAKAMLDFTFYTESILTETDFPEHSSEEKVRDLLKQLEKPVELCQELFPQEQVGEILGAEIYECICWRQGALLYMYCSTVNDDAERRNRTKDMFNQNLLKGIHYLSKMFLVRKCQDNEEFQSNCQHTINLIKKGIYSDTHLLSLMYKGDLCNWYLQSCNTETSQGTDRSIDVISEGRTALETFIQITDGPLKNQGWSSERAKELLKGPQFTR, from the exons ATGATCCAAACAGACAGCATAATGGCTGCTCCTTGTTGTCATCCGAACGAGAAATCTTTAACAGTTGTAAATTTACTCCAAACACTCGCTTCTGATTGCAACAAGATGCTGAGAACGAATAACAAT gaAAAGAGTGAAACTTTGTCTAAATGCAGTCTAATGTGTAATGAAGGATTGTCTGGGAATATCTCCTTGAAACATCAGCTTCAGCTCTATGCTAAG GCTATGCTTGATTTCACTTTTTACACAGAGTCAATCCTGACAGAAACAGATTTTccggaacattctagtgaagagAAGGTGAGAGATCTACTAA AACAACTTGAAAAACCAGTGGAGTTGTGTCAGGAATTGTTTCCTCAAGAACAG GTTGGTGAGATTTTAGGCGcagaaatatatgaatgcatctgTTGGCGCCAGGGTGCATTGCTGTATATGTACTGCAGTACTGTTAATGATGATGCAGAGAGACGAAATAGAACAAAAGACATGTTCAATCAG AATCTTTTGAAAGGAATTCATTATCTGTCAAAGATGTTTCTGGTGAGAAAATGCCAGGATAATGAGGAATTCCAAAGTAACTGCCAGCACACTATTAATTTAATCAAAAAAG GTATTTATTCAGACACCCATCTTCTGAGTTTGATGTACAAAGGTGACTTGTGTAACTGGTATCTACAGTCATGCAACACAGAAACAAGCCAAGGCACCGACAGATCAATTGATGTCATATCCGAAGGAAGAACAGCTTTAGAAACATTCATCCAAATCACAGATGGACCCTTAAAGAACCAAGGTTGGTCATCAGAAAGGGCCAAAGAACTCCTTAAAGGTCCTCAATTTACTCGTTAA
- the LOC115215669 gene encoding UPF0600 protein C5orf51 homolog isoform X1, with protein sequence MIQTDSIMAAPCCHPNEKSLTVVNLLQTLASDCNKMLRTNNNADNYEKSETLSKCSLMCNEGLSGNISLKHQLQLYAKAMLDFTFYTESILTETDFPEHSSEEKVRDLLKQLEKPVELCQELFPQEQVGEILGAEIYECICWRQGALLYMYCSTVNDDAERRNRTKDMFNQNLLKGIHYLSKMFLVRKCQDNEEFQSNCQHTINLIKKGIYSDTHLLSLMYKGDLCNWYLQSCNTETSQGTDRSIDVISEGRTALETFIQITDGPLKNQGWSSERAKELLKGPQFTR encoded by the exons ATGATCCAAACAGACAGCATAATGGCTGCTCCTTGTTGTCATCCGAACGAGAAATCTTTAACAGTTGTAAATTTACTCCAAACACTCGCTTCTGATTGCAACAAGATGCTGAGAACGAATAACAATGCAGATAATTATG aAAAGAGTGAAACTTTGTCTAAATGCAGTCTAATGTGTAATGAAGGATTGTCTGGGAATATCTCCTTGAAACATCAGCTTCAGCTCTATGCTAAG GCTATGCTTGATTTCACTTTTTACACAGAGTCAATCCTGACAGAAACAGATTTTccggaacattctagtgaagagAAGGTGAGAGATCTACTAA AACAACTTGAAAAACCAGTGGAGTTGTGTCAGGAATTGTTTCCTCAAGAACAG GTTGGTGAGATTTTAGGCGcagaaatatatgaatgcatctgTTGGCGCCAGGGTGCATTGCTGTATATGTACTGCAGTACTGTTAATGATGATGCAGAGAGACGAAATAGAACAAAAGACATGTTCAATCAG AATCTTTTGAAAGGAATTCATTATCTGTCAAAGATGTTTCTGGTGAGAAAATGCCAGGATAATGAGGAATTCCAAAGTAACTGCCAGCACACTATTAATTTAATCAAAAAAG GTATTTATTCAGACACCCATCTTCTGAGTTTGATGTACAAAGGTGACTTGTGTAACTGGTATCTACAGTCATGCAACACAGAAACAAGCCAAGGCACCGACAGATCAATTGATGTCATATCCGAAGGAAGAACAGCTTTAGAAACATTCATCCAAATCACAGATGGACCCTTAAAGAACCAAGGTTGGTCATCAGAAAGGGCCAAAGAACTCCTTAAAGGTCCTCAATTTACTCGTTAA
- the LOC115215669 gene encoding UPF0600 protein C5orf51 homolog isoform X3 — MQQNRTITEQYGEKSETLSKCSLMCNEGLSGNISLKHQLQLYAKAMLDFTFYTESILTETDFPEHSSEEKVRDLLKQLEKPVELCQELFPQEQVGEILGAEIYECICWRQGALLYMYCSTVNDDAERRNRTKDMFNQNLLKGIHYLSKMFLVRKCQDNEEFQSNCQHTINLIKKGIYSDTHLLSLMYKGDLCNWYLQSCNTETSQGTDRSIDVISEGRTALETFIQITDGPLKNQGWSSERAKELLKGPQFTR, encoded by the exons ATGCAGCAGAACAGAACCATAACTGAACAGTATGGAG aAAAGAGTGAAACTTTGTCTAAATGCAGTCTAATGTGTAATGAAGGATTGTCTGGGAATATCTCCTTGAAACATCAGCTTCAGCTCTATGCTAAG GCTATGCTTGATTTCACTTTTTACACAGAGTCAATCCTGACAGAAACAGATTTTccggaacattctagtgaagagAAGGTGAGAGATCTACTAA AACAACTTGAAAAACCAGTGGAGTTGTGTCAGGAATTGTTTCCTCAAGAACAG GTTGGTGAGATTTTAGGCGcagaaatatatgaatgcatctgTTGGCGCCAGGGTGCATTGCTGTATATGTACTGCAGTACTGTTAATGATGATGCAGAGAGACGAAATAGAACAAAAGACATGTTCAATCAG AATCTTTTGAAAGGAATTCATTATCTGTCAAAGATGTTTCTGGTGAGAAAATGCCAGGATAATGAGGAATTCCAAAGTAACTGCCAGCACACTATTAATTTAATCAAAAAAG GTATTTATTCAGACACCCATCTTCTGAGTTTGATGTACAAAGGTGACTTGTGTAACTGGTATCTACAGTCATGCAACACAGAAACAAGCCAAGGCACCGACAGATCAATTGATGTCATATCCGAAGGAAGAACAGCTTTAGAAACATTCATCCAAATCACAGATGGACCCTTAAAGAACCAAGGTTGGTCATCAGAAAGGGCCAAAGAACTCCTTAAAGGTCCTCAATTTACTCGTTAA